In Ramlibacter sp., the sequence CCACTTTCTTCCAGAGCCCGCACCCGCCGCCAGCACGGTGCCGCCGACAGGCCCACCCGCTGGGCCAGCTCGGCGTTGGTCAGGCGGGCGTCGGCCTGCAACTCGGTCAGGATGGCGATGTCAAACTTGTCTAGTGTTTCCATAATTGGCAAAAATCAGCAAGATTCTTTCTCATATTAAGGTTATTTGGGCATAGAACGCAAAGACTTATCTGAGCACTCGGCATACACTTTGCATTCAGTTAGAGGCGGCGCCCTACCCGGGGGCTGCCCATGCCATTGCCCACGAGGCAAACCCCCAGGCCACAGGAGACCCACGAACATGAATGCCCCGCTGCCCGAACACATCCGCAAAGCGCTGGAAACCGTCACCCTCGACGACAAATACGCCCTCGATTACGGGCGGGCCTTCATGAGCGGGGTGCAGGCCCTGGTCAAGCTGCCCATGCTGCAGCGCCTGCGCGACGCGCAGCAGGGCAAGAACACCGCAGGCTTCATCAGCGGCTACCGCGGTTCGCCGCTGGGCGGCTATGACCAGGCGTTGTGGAAAGCCAGCAAATACCTCAAGGCGCAGAACATCGTGTTCCAGCCCGGGGTCAACGAGGAGCTGGCGGCCACGGCGCTATGGGGCACCCAGCAACTGGGCTTCTCGCCCGCGGGCACCAACAGGTTCGACGGCGTGTTCGGCATCTGGTACGGCAAGGGCCCGGGGGTGGACCGCTGCTCGGACGTGTTCAAGCACGCCAACATGGCGGGCACCACGGAATACGGCGGCGTGATTGCCGTGGCCGGAGACGACCATGTCTCCAAGAGCTCGACCGCCGCGCACCAGAGCGACCACATCTTCAAGGCCTGTGGCCTGCCGGTGTTTTTCCCGGCCACGGTGCAGGAAATTCTTGACCTCGGCATCCACGCCTTTGCCATGAGCCGCTTCTCGGGCGTGTGGGCCGGCATGAAGACGATCCAGGAAATCGTGGAGTCCAGCGCCACCGCCATGATCGACCCCGAGCGCGTGGAGATCAAGATCCCCACCGACTTCCAGATGCCGCCGGGCGGCGTGCACATCCGCTGGCCCGACCACGCGCTGGAGCAGGAGGCCCGCCTGTTCGACTACAAATGGTATGCCGCGCTGGCCTACATCCGCGCCAACCGCCTGAACTACAACGTGATCGAAGGCCCGAACGACCGGCTTGGCCTGATCGCCAGCGGCAAGGCCTACAACGACACCCGCCAGGCCCTGCTGGACCTGGGGCTGGACGACGACAGCTGCCGCCAGCTGGGCATCCGCCTGCACAAGGTCGGCGTGGTCTGGCCGCTGGAGGCCCAGGGCACGCGCGAATTCGCCACCGGCCTGCGCGAAATCCTGGTGATCGAGGAAAAGCGCCAGGTCATCGAGTACCAGGTCAAGGAAGAGCTGTACAACTGGCGCGCCGATGTGCGCCCCAACGTCCTGGGCAAGTTCAACGAGGTCGAGGGCGATTACTCAGGCGGCGAATGGTCCATGCCCAACCCCAACGAAAACAAGCTGCTGCGCGCCAACGCCGACCTGTCGCCCGCGCTGATCGCGCGTGCCATTGCCCAGCGCATCAAGAAGATGGGCGTGGATGGCGACATGACGGCGCGCATCGACGCCCAGCTGGCCATCCTGGAGGCCAAGGAACGCGCCATGCAGGTGGTGGAGCTGAACGGGGTGAAAGGGGCCGACCGCCAGCCCTGGTTCTGCTCGGGCTGCCCGCACAACACCAGCACCAAGGTGCCTGAAGGCTCGCGCGCAATGGCCGGCATCGGCTGCCACTTCATGGCCACCTGGATGGACCGCAGCACCGTGGGCTTCACCCAGATGGGCGGCGAGGGCGTGCCCTGGGTGGGGCAGCAGCCGTTCACCACCGACCAGCACATCTTCGCCAACCTGGGCGACGGCACCTACTTCCACAGCGGCCTGCTGGCGGTGCGCCAGAGCATCGCGGCGGGCGTCAACATCACCTACAAGATCCTCTACAACGACGCCGTGGCCATGACGGGTGGCCAGCAGGTGGGCGAACGGCCTGAAGGGCATTCCGTGGTCCAGATTGCCCAGAGCATGCGCGCCGAGGGCACGGTCAGGATCACCATCGTGACCGACGAGCCCGAAAAGTACGAGGGCGTGACGGGGCTGCCCGCGGGCATTGCCATCGAGCACCGCGACCGGCTGGACGAGATCCAGCGTGAGTTCCGTGAAATCAAGGGCACGACCGTCATCATCTATGACCAGACCTGCGCCACCGAGAAGCGCCGCCGCCGCAAGCGCGGCAGCATGGTGGACCCGGCCAAGCGCGTGGTCATCAACGAGCTGGTCTGCGAAGGCTGCGGGGACTGCGGCGTGCAGTCCAACTGCCTCAGCGTGGAACCGCTGGAGACGGAGTTTGGCCGCAAGCGCACCATCAACCAGAGCACCTGCAACAAGGACATGAGCTGCCTCAACGGCTTCTGCCCGAGCTTTGTGACGGTGGAGGGTGGCCAGCTCAAGAAGAAGGCCAAGGGCCAGATGGCGTCGCCGTTTGCCATGGGCCAGCTGCCCGAGCCCAGCCTGCCCGCCATTCACGGCGCCTACGGCATCGTGGTCGCCGGCGTGGGCGGCACGGGCGTCATCACCATCGGCCAGCTGCTTGGCGTGGCGGGGCACATCGAAGGCAAGGGCATCGTCACGCAGGACGCCGGTGGCCTGGCCCAGAAGGGCGGCGCCACCTGGAGCCATGTGCTGATTGGCAACCATGCCGACGACATCCGCACCACGCGCGTGAGCATGGCGGGGGCCGACCTGATCATTGGCTGCGATCCCATCGTCACGGCCGGCAAGGAAACCGTGATGCGCATGCGCGAGGGCCGCACCCATGTCGCGCTCAACTCGCACAGCACGCCCACGGCGGCCTTTGTGAAGGATGCCGGCTGGCAGAACCCGGCGCAGGCCTGCGTGGCCGATGTGGCGCGCGCCGTGGGGGCGCAGGGCGTCGCCGTGTTCGACGCCGATGCCGCCGCCACCCGCCTGATGGGCGACAGCATCTTCACGAACCCGATGATGCTGGGCTATGCCTGGCAGAAGGGCTGGATCCCCCTGGGCCACGAATCACTGATGCGCGCCATCGAGCTCAACGCCGTCGCGGTCGAGCAGAACAAGGTGGCGTTTGCCTGGGGCCGGCAGGCGGCCCATGACTGGGCGGCCGTGGAAAAGCAGATGGCGCCGGCCCAGGTGATCGAATTCAAGAAGCGCGAAACCGTGGCGCATCTGGTGACGCGCCGGGTCGAGTTCCTGACTGATTACCAGAACGCGGACTATGCAGCGACCTACCGCGCATTTGTCGACAAGGTGCAGCTGGCGGAGGCCCCGCTGGGCAAGACCACGCTGACCGAGGCGGTGGCGCGCTCCCTGTTCAAGCTCATGGCCTACAAGGACGAGTACGAAGTGGCGCGCCTGCACACCGACAAGGCCTTCCTGGAGCGCGTCAACGGCATGTTTGAAGGCGACTTCAAGCTCAACTACCACCTGGCGCCCCCGATCATCGCGAAGAAGAATGCGAAGGGTGAGCTGCAGAAGCAGAAGTTTGGTCCGGCCATGCTGACCGCGTTCCGGGTACTGGCTGCGCTCAAGGGCTTGCGGGGCACCGCGTTCGACATCTTTGGCCGGACCGAGGAGCGCCGCACCGAAAGGGCGCTGATCAGTGACTACCGTGACAGCGTGGAGCAGGTTCTCGCGGGGCTGGACGCTGGAAATCATGGGCTGGCACTGGAGATTGCCCGCCTGCCCGAGCAGATCAAGGGGTTTGGCCACGTCAAGGAGCGCAACCTGGTGGCGGTGCGCCAGAAATGGGCGGGGCTCATGCAGCAGTGGGCTGACCCCGAACTGGCGCGGCAAGCAGCCTGAAATCCCCCCTGACAAGGGCCTGGTTACATCTTTTTACTGCTGCCGGGCCGAATACAATCAGCGGCTCTCCCGTCCGTCCGCGCCTTGGTGCGCTGGCGTGTTTGCGGGCTTTTTGTGTTGATCACCCGTTGGAGTCGCCGTGTTCATTTCTTCCGCCTTTGCCCAGACAGCCCCCGCCGCCGGTGGCGGCGACATGATGTCGTCACTCACCAGCATGTTGCCGCTGGTGCTGATGTTTGTGGTGCTTTACTTTGTGATGATCCGCCCCCAGATGAAGCGCCAGAAGGAACACCGCGCCATGATCGAAGCGCTGGCCAAGGGCGACGAGGTGGCCACGGCAGGGGGCATGCTGGGCAAGGTGACCCAGCTCAGCGAAGGCTATCTGAGCATTGAAGTGGCTTCCGGTGTGGTGGTCCAGCTGCAGCGCAGCGCCGTTGTCCAGGTGCTGCCCAAGGGCACGATCAAGTAAGACAAGACGCGCGGCCTGAACGCGCGCACACCAGGTTAAAACAGATGAACCGTTATCCGGTCTGGAAGTACGCGATCATCGTGATCGCGATGCTGGTGGGGGCCATTTACACCCTGCCCAATTTCTTTGGCGAGGCGCCTGCCGTGCAAGTGTCCGCCGGCAAGTCGTTCATCAAGGTGGACAGCACGACCCAGACCCGGGTCGAGGAAGCCCTCAAGGCCGCAGGCATTGTTCCCGATGCGCTGACGTATGACGGCAACTCGATCAAGGTGCGGTTCAACTCCACCGACGTCCAGCTCAAGGCCAAGGACGCGATCCAGAAAGCCCTGATCCCGGACCCCGCCGATCCCGGCTATGTGGTGGCGCTGAACCTGCTGTCTAGGTCACCGGCCTGGCTGTCGGCTCTGCATGCCTCGCCGATGTACCTGGGGCTGGACCTGCGCGGCGGCGTTCATTTCATGCTCCAGGTCGACATGCAGGCTGCGCTGACCAAGAAGGCGGAAGCCTTTGCGGGCGACATCCGGTTCGGGTTGCGCGAGAAGAATGTGCGGCACGGCGGCATCGCGCGCAATGGGCAGGCCATCGAAATCCGGTTCCGGGACGCACAGACCCTGGAAGCCGCCAAGCGCCTGCTGGCCGACCAGTTCCCCGACCTCCAGTCCGTCGATGCGCCCGATGGCACCGAGTACAAGCTGACCTCCACCATCCGGCCCGAGGCGGCCCGGCGTGTCCAGGAGCAGGCCCTCAAGCAGAACATGGTGACCCTGCACAACCGGATCAATGAGCTGGGCGTGGCCGAGCCGGTGATCCAGCAGCAAGGCCTGGACCGCATCGTGGTGCAGTTGCCGGGCGTGCAGGACACCGCCAAGGCCAAGGACATCCTGGGGCGCACCGCCACCCTGGAAATGCGCCTGGTGGATGAAAGCTCCGAGGCCCGCGCGGCAGAACAGGGCACGGCACCGGTGCCTTTCGGCTCCGAGCGTTACCTGGAGCGCGACGGCCGCGCCGTGATCGTCAAGAAGCAGGTCATCCTCAGCGGTGACAGCCTGACCGACGCGCAACCCGGCTTTGACTCGCAGAGCCAGCAGCCCAAGGTGGACCTGACGGTGGACGCCAAGGGCGGGCGCATCATGCGCGACACCAGCCGCGAGAACCTCAAGAAGCGCATGGCGATCCTGTTGTTCGAAAAAGGCAAGGGCGAGGTGCTGACAGCGCCCGTGATCCAGAGCGAACTTGGCAACCGCTTCCAGATTTCCGGCTCGATGAGCGTGAACGAAGCCAATGACCTGGCCCTGCTGTTGCGGGCGGGCTCGCTGGCGGCCCCGATGGAAATCATCGAGGAGCGCACCATCGGCCCCAGCCTGGGGGCCGAGAACATCGCCAAGGGCTTTCACAGCGTGGCCTGGGGCTTTGCCGTGATCGTCGCCTTCATGGCGGTCTATTACATGCTCTTCGGGCTGTTCTCGGGGGTGGCGCTGGCCGTCAACCTGCTGTTGCTGGTGGCCGTGCTGTCCATGCTGCAGGCCACCCTGACCTTGCCTGGCATGGCGGCCATGGCGCTCGCCCTGGGCATGGCCATTGACTCCAACGTGCTGATCAATGAGCGGGTGCGCGAGGAACTGCGCAATGGCGCTTCGCCTCAGGCGGCCATCAATTCCGGCTACGACCGCGCCTGGGCGACCATTCTCGACTCCAACATCACCACCCTGATCGCCGGCCTGGCCCTGCTGGCGTTTGGCTCGGGGCCGGTGCGCGGCTTTGCGGTGGTTCACTGCATCGGCATCCTGACCTCGATGTTCTCGGCGGTCTTCTTTTCGCGCGGGCTGGTCAACTTCTGGTACGGGCGGCAAAAGAAGCTCAAGACCGTGTCCATCGGGACTGTCTGGCGGCCTTCGGCCAATGGCGCTATAACCAAGGCCGAGTGAGGGGAGAAAAACAATGGAATTCTTCAAAATACGCCGCGACATTCCGTTCATGAAGAACGCGTTGATCTTCAACGTGATCTCCTTCGTGACCTTTGCCGCCGCGGTTTTCTTTCTGGTCACGCGCGGGCTGAACCTCTCCGTGGAGTTCACGGGCGGCACGGTCATGGAGGTCAACTACGCGCAGTCGGCCGAGATTGAAAAGGTGCGCGGCACGGTCGCCGGACTGGGGTACACCGATGTCCAGGTCCAGAACTTCGGGACGGCCCGTGACGTGATGATCCGGCTGCCGGCACAAAAAGGCGTGAGTTCCGCGCAACAGAGCGACAAAGTCATCGCCGCGCTCAAGGCCGCCGACCCCGGTGTCACGCTGCGCCGCACCGAATTCGTCGGCCCGCAGGTGGGCGATGAACTCGCCACCGATGGCCTCAAGGCCCTGGGCATGGTGGTGGTCGGCATCATGATCTACCTGGCGTTCCGCTTCGAGTGGAAGTTCGCCGTGGCGGCCATCATCGCCAACCTGCACGACGTGGTGATCATCCTGGGCTTTTTTGCATTCTTCCAGTGGGAGTTTTCGCTGGCCGTGCTGGCCGCGGTTCTGGCGGTGCTGGGATACTCGGTCAACGAGTCTGTTGTCATTTTTGACCGGATTCGTGAAAACTTCCGCCGTTACCGGAAGATGGACACGGTCCAGGTGATTGACAACGCCATCACTTCCACCATCAGCCGTACCATCATCACCCACGGTTCCACCCAGATCATGGTGTTGTCAATGCTGCTGTTTGGCGGTCCCACGCTGTTCTATTTCGCCCTGGCGCTCACCATTGGCATCTGCTTTGGCATCTATTCCTCGGTGTTCGTGGCCGCCGCCATCGCCATGTGGCTGGGCATCAAGCGCGAGGACATGGTCAAGGCGCCCGTCAGGAAAGAAGGCGACCCCAACGATCCGAATGCAGGTGCGACGGTCTGAAGGAAAAGTTCTTGGCCGCCACACCGCCCTCTCTTGCCAATTCGGCAGTTGCGCGTCAGGCGCGGGAGCGGTTCATTGCCTACGCGGAACCGGTCATGGGGCCGATGTCGGAAGCCATCCGGGCGCGGCTGATCGAGTCGGTTGACCAAAGTGCCAGCACGCGTGAAATGCAGGACCGCAGGGATGCGATGCTGGATTTTGACCGCCTGTGCAAGGCCTGGATCGAGGGGGCGCCCAAGGCCTGGCGCCGCGCGCTGATCCCGCCCACCGCCACGGCGCGCGTTCGTCTGGAAGCGGCCAATCTCGAACTGATTGGCGACGAGGTGGTCGAGAAGAAGATCCTGGCGTCGCGGCTCGCGCTGTCGGTGCTGGACAAGGTGTCCTGGGAACTCAATGACCTGCGCCTGCGGATCCAGCACCTCGAGGGCGGCGACGACCTCGCGTCCCACGATGTGCTGCGCCCCGAAGTGATCTCCCAACTGCTCGTGGAGCAGTGGAGTTCGGCCGGGCTGTCGCGCGACACCTGGGGCCTGGCCAAGGACGAGATCCAGAAACACATGGTCGAGCGCCTGGTCGAGGCTTACCGGCTGACCAACGAATTCCTCGTCGACAAAGGCGTTCTCCCGGATATCGAGCTGGCCGCACGGGTCAAGCGTGCCAATGCGCCTGCGTCCCAGCGCCCCGCGGCCGGACAGGGGCAACCCGGAGATACCGGGGCAGGCACCACCGGGTTCTCCGGCACCGGGCCCGGTGGCGGCTATGGCGGTGGAGCGGGTGGCGGGTCAGGCGCCAATGGCGGCCCAGGGGGCGGCAACGTTGGTGCGCCGGGCCATCCCGGAGCCTCGGGCGGCGGCTACTCCGGCTATGGTGGCGGTGGCGCGATGGGTTCTGGCCGGGAGGGCGCGGGCGCTTCGGGCGCCGGGGCCCAGGGGGGCGGATCGGGTGGAAGCGCCGGTGCTTTCGCTGGCGGTGGCGGGAATGGTTCCGCGGGCGGCTATGGCGCCAGCGCCTACGCGCAAAGCAGGCAGGGCCCCGCCGATGAAACCCGCATGCTGACCGCCAGCACCCCGCTGGCGCGAGCCCGCATGCGGGCCTCGGGCGTGGTGGGACAGCTCAAGCGGTTGCTGACCGAGCGCGTCGCGGGCTTCGATGCCGGCCACGCGACGCGGCCATCGCCGGCGCTGGCCGAGGCCATGAGCCACGAAGCCGCGACCCAGGTGGCCGACGGGACCGTCCATGAGGTGATGGTCTACGATGACGTGGGCGTTGAACAGGTCGCCACCGCACTGCGCCAGCGCACCGGCGAG encodes:
- a CDS encoding DUF1631 domain-containing protein, producing the protein MAATPPSLANSAVARQARERFIAYAEPVMGPMSEAIRARLIESVDQSASTREMQDRRDAMLDFDRLCKAWIEGAPKAWRRALIPPTATARVRLEAANLELIGDEVVEKKILASRLALSVLDKVSWELNDLRLRIQHLEGGDDLASHDVLRPEVISQLLVEQWSSAGLSRDTWGLAKDEIQKHMVERLVEAYRLTNEFLVDKGVLPDIELAARVKRANAPASQRPAAGQGQPGDTGAGTTGFSGTGPGGGYGGGAGGGSGANGGPGGGNVGAPGHPGASGGGYSGYGGGGAMGSGREGAGASGAGAQGGGSGGSAGAFAGGGGNGSAGGYGASAYAQSRQGPADETRMLTASTPLARARMRASGVVGQLKRLLTERVAGFDAGHATRPSPALAEAMSHEAATQVADGTVHEVMVYDDVGVEQVATALRQRTGELKKKAATSTEKATIEIVALMFQSILAEERIPPAVRVWFARLQMPVLRVALSEPEFFGTLQHPARQLIDRMGSCVMGFDASAIGGSALETEIKRVVQVIEQYPETGRRVFQLVYDEFQKFLSKFLTGKEATQRLVSVAQQVEQKETMAVQYTIEMRNMLNDIPVREEIREFLFKVWAEVLAVAAVKSGPQHEDTIALKKSASDLVWAASAKPNRNDRARVIQDLPKLLQRLRQGMTLLGVQGSAQEAHIKIIGDTLADAFLSKTEAIPQARIEAMAKRLANLEDFVTDDQSGDLPLDAESIELMLGIDASTIEVVADGGSKPSAAMLGWAQELQTGTWFTLDHNGKTNQVQYAWCSDRKQLHLFASTDGRSFLIQARRLAAYLQAGLLVPAEEEGLTVRATRDALAKLDANPERLLS
- the secD gene encoding protein translocase subunit SecD, which produces MNRYPVWKYAIIVIAMLVGAIYTLPNFFGEAPAVQVSAGKSFIKVDSTTQTRVEEALKAAGIVPDALTYDGNSIKVRFNSTDVQLKAKDAIQKALIPDPADPGYVVALNLLSRSPAWLSALHASPMYLGLDLRGGVHFMLQVDMQAALTKKAEAFAGDIRFGLREKNVRHGGIARNGQAIEIRFRDAQTLEAAKRLLADQFPDLQSVDAPDGTEYKLTSTIRPEAARRVQEQALKQNMVTLHNRINELGVAEPVIQQQGLDRIVVQLPGVQDTAKAKDILGRTATLEMRLVDESSEARAAEQGTAPVPFGSERYLERDGRAVIVKKQVILSGDSLTDAQPGFDSQSQQPKVDLTVDAKGGRIMRDTSRENLKKRMAILLFEKGKGEVLTAPVIQSELGNRFQISGSMSVNEANDLALLLRAGSLAAPMEIIEERTIGPSLGAENIAKGFHSVAWGFAVIVAFMAVYYMLFGLFSGVALAVNLLLLVAVLSMLQATLTLPGMAAMALALGMAIDSNVLINERVREELRNGASPQAAINSGYDRAWATILDSNITTLIAGLALLAFGSGPVRGFAVVHCIGILTSMFSAVFFSRGLVNFWYGRQKKLKTVSIGTVWRPSANGAITKAE
- the yajC gene encoding preprotein translocase subunit YajC, yielding MFISSAFAQTAPAAGGGDMMSSLTSMLPLVLMFVVLYFVMIRPQMKRQKEHRAMIEALAKGDEVATAGGMLGKVTQLSEGYLSIEVASGVVVQLQRSAVVQVLPKGTIK
- the secF gene encoding protein translocase subunit SecF; translation: MEFFKIRRDIPFMKNALIFNVISFVTFAAAVFFLVTRGLNLSVEFTGGTVMEVNYAQSAEIEKVRGTVAGLGYTDVQVQNFGTARDVMIRLPAQKGVSSAQQSDKVIAALKAADPGVTLRRTEFVGPQVGDELATDGLKALGMVVVGIMIYLAFRFEWKFAVAAIIANLHDVVIILGFFAFFQWEFSLAVLAAVLAVLGYSVNESVVIFDRIRENFRRYRKMDTVQVIDNAITSTISRTIITHGSTQIMVLSMLLFGGPTLFYFALALTIGICFGIYSSVFVAAAIAMWLGIKREDMVKAPVRKEGDPNDPNAGATV
- a CDS encoding indolepyruvate ferredoxin oxidoreductase family protein; this translates as MNAPLPEHIRKALETVTLDDKYALDYGRAFMSGVQALVKLPMLQRLRDAQQGKNTAGFISGYRGSPLGGYDQALWKASKYLKAQNIVFQPGVNEELAATALWGTQQLGFSPAGTNRFDGVFGIWYGKGPGVDRCSDVFKHANMAGTTEYGGVIAVAGDDHVSKSSTAAHQSDHIFKACGLPVFFPATVQEILDLGIHAFAMSRFSGVWAGMKTIQEIVESSATAMIDPERVEIKIPTDFQMPPGGVHIRWPDHALEQEARLFDYKWYAALAYIRANRLNYNVIEGPNDRLGLIASGKAYNDTRQALLDLGLDDDSCRQLGIRLHKVGVVWPLEAQGTREFATGLREILVIEEKRQVIEYQVKEELYNWRADVRPNVLGKFNEVEGDYSGGEWSMPNPNENKLLRANADLSPALIARAIAQRIKKMGVDGDMTARIDAQLAILEAKERAMQVVELNGVKGADRQPWFCSGCPHNTSTKVPEGSRAMAGIGCHFMATWMDRSTVGFTQMGGEGVPWVGQQPFTTDQHIFANLGDGTYFHSGLLAVRQSIAAGVNITYKILYNDAVAMTGGQQVGERPEGHSVVQIAQSMRAEGTVRITIVTDEPEKYEGVTGLPAGIAIEHRDRLDEIQREFREIKGTTVIIYDQTCATEKRRRRKRGSMVDPAKRVVINELVCEGCGDCGVQSNCLSVEPLETEFGRKRTINQSTCNKDMSCLNGFCPSFVTVEGGQLKKKAKGQMASPFAMGQLPEPSLPAIHGAYGIVVAGVGGTGVITIGQLLGVAGHIEGKGIVTQDAGGLAQKGGATWSHVLIGNHADDIRTTRVSMAGADLIIGCDPIVTAGKETVMRMREGRTHVALNSHSTPTAAFVKDAGWQNPAQACVADVARAVGAQGVAVFDADAAATRLMGDSIFTNPMMLGYAWQKGWIPLGHESLMRAIELNAVAVEQNKVAFAWGRQAAHDWAAVEKQMAPAQVIEFKKRETVAHLVTRRVEFLTDYQNADYAATYRAFVDKVQLAEAPLGKTTLTEAVARSLFKLMAYKDEYEVARLHTDKAFLERVNGMFEGDFKLNYHLAPPIIAKKNAKGELQKQKFGPAMLTAFRVLAALKGLRGTAFDIFGRTEERRTERALISDYRDSVEQVLAGLDAGNHGLALEIARLPEQIKGFGHVKERNLVAVRQKWAGLMQQWADPELARQAA